Proteins from one Cryptomeria japonica chromosome 4, Sugi_1.0, whole genome shotgun sequence genomic window:
- the LOC131875057 gene encoding cytochrome P450 716B1-like, which produces MAMWEMFVPWIPYNESWISFATAAFASFLVGIASVSVIFYAPLVYAAMRLKAKGNMPPIPPGRIGIPFWGESLGYLKSWSNLLDLDVWYDMRKVKNGKIFTTHILGSPTVVMLGAEANKFILTNEDKLFRNSWPKSLRVLIGERAMTSCQGADYKRMRRIIHSFLGIETLKKSIGRFERIVLHHLDSDWRSGEIIHAHHRVRDMALCVAAEFFLGLKAGEELERFRVHFNDFYAGLLSHPLDLPWTVFGKAKRARAAIVAQIASKIRLHRSSFSASGEEDENFMGMVLRAQKAGGDFVLNDEEITDNLMGLLTGGYDTTASALATILKYLSLSPWVLRRLRKDCEKLRDSKKEGEPLTWNEIKSVEYMHNVISEGLRIVPPINGAFKQAKMDVVYNGYTIPKGWKVHYSISQTNNKDEYFQSPKTFDPDRFNMRHKPFTYIPFGQGIRICPGNEYAKIEMEVFLYHFVLRYDWDLVEANETLNMYFSPQPIYGLPLVLKTIA; this is translated from the exons ATGGCAATGTGGGAGATGTTTGTCCCATGGATTCCATACAATGAAAGCTGGATCTCCTTCGCAACTGCTGCATTTGCCTCTTTCTTGGTTGGCATAGCATCTGTATCTGTTATCTTTTATGCTCCCCTTGTTTATGCAGCCATGAGATTGAAAGCTAAAGGAAATATGCCTCCAATTCCTCCAGGAAGAATTGGAATCCCTTTCTGGGGAGAATCTCTCGGCTATCTGAAATCGTGGAGTAACCTGCTCGATCTGGACGTGTGGTATGACATGCGAAAGGTTAAGAACGGGAAAATTTTCACGACCCATATTCTGGGCAGCCCCACTGTAGTCATGTTGGGTGCTGAGGCCAACAAGTTCATCCTTACCAATGAAGACAAGTTGTTCAGAAACAGCTGGCCCAAATCTCTGAGAGTTCTGATCGGGGAACGTGCCATGACTAGTTGTCAGGGCGCAGATTACAAAAGGATGCGGCGGATTATTCACTCTTTTCTGGGTATCGAAACTCTGAAGAAGTCAATTGGAAGGTTCGAAAGGATTGTGTTGCACCATCTGGACTCTGACTGGCGTTCTGGCGAGATCATCCATGCCCACCACAGAGTGAGAGATATGGCGCTCTGTGTGGCTGCTGAGTTCTTTTTAGGGTTAAAGGCTGGGGAAGAGCTGGAGAGGTTTAGGGTTCACTTTAATGATTTCTATGCGGGGCTTCTTTCTCACCCTCTCGATCTTCCCTGGACTGTCTTTGGGAAGGCCAAGCGCGCTCGGGCCGCCATTGTTGCTCAGATTGCTTCGAAGATCCGTCTGCATAGAAGCTCGTTTAGTGCAAGTGGAGAAGAGGATGAAAACTTTATGGGCATGGTTTTGAGGGCGCAGAAGGCAGGGGGGGACTTTGTCTTGAACGACGAGGAGATTACAGACAACTTGATGGGTCTTCTGACGGGAGGATATGATACTACTGCCTCAGCTTTGGCCACAATTCTTAAGTATCTTTCTCTCTCGCCATGGGTGTTACGACGCCTGCGTAAAG ATTGTGAGAAGCTTAGAGATAGCAAGAAGGAAGGAGAGCCTTTAACTTGGAATGAGATTAAAAGTGTGGAGTACATGCATAATGTAATATCAGAAGGATTACGCATTGTGCCCCCTATAAATGGAGCATTTAAGCAAGCAAAAATGGATGTTGTATATAATGGTTATACCATTCCAAAAGGATGGAAG GTTCATTACTCCATTAGCCAAACAAACAACAAAGATGAATACTTTCAAAGTCCAAAGACATTTGATCCAGATCGCTTTAATATGAGACACAAGCCATTCACCTACATTCCTTTTGGACAAGGCATTCGTATTTGCCCAGGAAATGAGTATGCAAAGATAGAAATG